The proteins below come from a single uncultured delta proteobacterium genomic window:
- a CDS encoding hypothetical protein (Evidence 5 : No homology to any previously reported sequences), whose amino-acid sequence MLHFELETAYKLLKWAVQGKNVFPPVLVGIFVFDEMENIIRCYKVLQYIATILCVMSTFGFMLWNLQFYK is encoded by the coding sequence GTGTTGCACTTTGAACTTGAAACCGCGTATAAATTATTGAAGTGGGCGGTGCAAGGAAAAAATGTTTTTCCTCCTGTGCTAGTAGGTATTTTCGTTTTTGATGAAATGGAAAATATAATCAGATGTTACAAAGTGTTACAGTATATTGCAACTATATTATGTGTTATGTCGACATTCGGCTTTATGCTTTGGAATTTACAATTTTATAAATAA
- a CDS encoding conserved membrane hypothetical protein (Evidence 4 : Homologs of previously reported genes of unknown function) encodes MSLFALKLILTPLLIAMATLVARRWGPVAGGWIIGLPLTSGPVSAFLALEHGPEFAATAAAATVLATLTVAAFCVSYARTAQRFPWPVAYPVALLAFFLAVAVFSRVTLPPVPAALCTYAVLAALLVVEKKPAAPPATPPSFAWDIPFRMVAATGIVLAITTLSEHIGPVLSGLLSAFPAFISVMFIFSHRLCGPASVRQMERGTIMGSFSFAAFFATVALAMPHWNVAAVYCFAILAATGVNAVCMAAMARLKHPPRSTG; translated from the coding sequence ATGTCTCTCTTTGCGCTGAAGCTTATCCTGACGCCTCTGCTCATTGCCATGGCCACACTGGTGGCGCGGCGCTGGGGGCCTGTCGCGGGAGGCTGGATTATCGGCCTGCCCCTGACCTCCGGTCCCGTATCGGCGTTTCTCGCCCTGGAGCACGGGCCGGAATTCGCGGCAACCGCGGCAGCCGCCACCGTATTAGCCACCCTGACGGTCGCCGCCTTCTGCGTGAGCTATGCCCGAACCGCGCAACGCTTCCCCTGGCCGGTCGCCTACCCGGTGGCGCTGCTCGCCTTTTTCCTCGCGGTGGCTGTTTTTTCGCGGGTTACACTCCCGCCTGTTCCGGCAGCGCTCTGCACCTATGCCGTCCTTGCCGCCCTTCTGGTCGTGGAAAAAAAACCCGCCGCCCCGCCAGCCACCCCGCCGTCCTTCGCCTGGGACATCCCGTTCCGCATGGTGGCGGCGACCGGGATCGTGCTGGCGATCACCACCCTCTCGGAACACATCGGGCCGGTGCTCAGCGGGCTCCTCTCGGCCTTCCCGGCCTTTATCAGCGTGATGTTCATCTTTTCCCACAGGCTCTGCGGCCCGGCAAGCGTGCGCCAGATGGAACGCGGCACCATCATGGGGTCCTTTTCCTTTGCCGCCTTTTTCGCGACGGTGGCGCTGGCCATGCCCCACTGGAACGTGGCGGCGGTCTATTGCTTCGCCATACTGGCCGCCACGGGCGTGAACGCCGTCTGCATGGCCGCCATGGCCCGGCTGAAGCACCCGCCGCGCTCGACGGGGTGA
- a CDS encoding transposase: protein MSHHNTLFSQMLSLIPRHVFQKLEARHKTGRSSRQFGFKEQFTVMAFIQLAARRSMRDGLRCLAACGKRLYHFGLFPVARSTFSDANNSRPVGFFKDLFADMYSLCVPKASKHKFHFKCKLYSMDATTISLCLSLFPWATFRQNKGGVKMNTVLDHDGHIPAFVTVDVAKTHESRMAKSLSLPKGSIVTFDKGYVSYPWFQTLLENGIFFVTRLKDNAVYKLLERRPVNRTSGVTSDHIIEVKHSRGKVLRLRRIGYRDAETGKRYEFLTNHFRLSARTIADIYKERWKIELFFREIKQNLRIKSFVGNTENAVLIQIYTALTVYLLLAYQXPLYLFLRLLPKQERNPGRKNKRVL from the coding sequence ATGAGCCATCATAATACACTCTTTTCTCAAATGCTATCATTGATTCCCAGACATGTTTTTCAGAAACTGGAAGCCCGGCATAAAACAGGTCGTTCTTCTCGACAATTCGGCTTTAAGGAACAGTTTACGGTCATGGCTTTTATCCAGCTTGCAGCAAGGCGCTCCATGCGTGACGGATTGCGCTGTTTGGCCGCCTGCGGCAAGAGGCTGTATCATTTTGGCCTTTTTCCCGTTGCACGTTCCACTTTCTCCGATGCCAACAACTCCCGGCCTGTGGGCTTTTTCAAAGATCTATTTGCCGACATGTACAGCCTGTGTGTTCCCAAGGCCTCCAAACACAAATTTCATTTCAAATGCAAACTTTACAGCATGGACGCCACCACCATCAGCCTGTGTTTGTCGCTGTTTCCCTGGGCCACGTTCCGCCAAAACAAGGGCGGCGTCAAAATGAACACAGTGCTTGACCACGATGGTCATATCCCGGCATTTGTCACCGTTGATGTGGCCAAAACGCACGAAAGCCGTATGGCGAAAAGTCTTTCTCTGCCCAAAGGCTCCATCGTGACCTTCGACAAAGGCTATGTCAGTTACCCCTGGTTTCAGACCCTGCTCGAAAATGGCATCTTTTTCGTCACCCGCCTGAAGGACAACGCTGTTTACAAACTGCTGGAGCGCCGCCCGGTGAACCGCACAAGCGGGGTTACTTCCGACCACATTATCGAAGTGAAGCACAGCCGGGGAAAAGTCTTGCGCCTGCGTCGCATCGGCTACCGGGACGCCGAAACAGGCAAGCGTTACGAATTTCTGACAAATCACTTTCGCCTGTCCGCCCGCACCATCGCCGATATTTACAAAGAACGCTGGAAAATCGAACTCTTTTTTCGCGAAATCAAACAGAATCTACGCATCAAAAGCTTTGTCGGGAACACGGAAAATGCTGTATTGATTCAGATTTATACCGCGCTGACCGTCTACCTGCTCCTGGCCTACCAGANCCCCCTTTATCTGTTTTTACGTCTCCTTCCTAAGCAAGAAAGGAACCCCGGACGTAAGAACAAACGAGTGTTATAG
- the ctpF gene encoding putative cation-transporting ATPase F (Evidence 3 : Function proposed based on presence of conserved amino acid motif, structural feature or limited homology): MQLLETRTITDWHARAGRDVVALLQSDPEQGLGTAEAEKRLRAIGPNKLPEPEKEGAFRKFFKHFNDILVYILLFGACVTAFMGHALDTAAILIVVVVNAVIGYMQENKAENALAGIRNMLALQAHVERDGNRDDINAEGLTLGDIVYLKPGDKVPADIRLLREANLRIEEAALTGEAEPAEKGTEALDADTALGDRTGMAYSGTTVSAGTGLGIVVAVGPDTEVGKINRMMAAIEPLETPLLRQIASFGRNIALIILGISTLVFVAGLFFGNHDVNVLLLSVIALAIGAIPEGLPAVVSIILALGVQSMARRKAIVRNLPSVETLGSVSVICSDKTGTLTKNEMTVAALATGDGHYAVSGSGYAPEGAITLKDGDAAPLDAAARPDLTALLTCFAVCNDAELDRDETGRWSVRGEPTEGALKTVWEKAGLPAALPRKKDTLPFDSGYKYMAVLAEDGIIYIKGAPEKLLAMCGGNCGDRDAAAWLAEVDALAARGMRTLAAASKQAPEGMTAVDHGDLDAGIHFLGLAGIVDPPREEAVAAVAECREAGIEVKMITGDHAATARAIGLQMGIGDGTCSVEGRDMDAMDDEALQDVAASCHIFARTSPEHKLRLVAALQAGGKICAMTGDGVNDAPALKMADIGIAMGIKGTEVTKEAAEIVLADDNFQTIAAAVEEGRKVYDNLRKTLLFILPTNLAESVLIIAGIFFGAIMILTPVQVLWINLVTSVTISLALAFEPLEPEAMQRPPRDPAEPLVNRYGIFRVLYVGLLMGFGCLYCSYFVLDLKTLPVDVYRTIIIQTIVACECVFMFAVRNATAPFWRNFFANRAAFAVTGILAALQLAVAYVPFMNRALGTAPLSLSQWGPPFVVAICLFVIVEIEKSILRRRRTGRTGATLQPARRS; encoded by the coding sequence ATGCAGTTGCTTGAAACCAGAACAATTACCGACTGGCACGCCCGTGCCGGCCGGGATGTCGTCGCCCTTTTGCAATCCGATCCGGAGCAGGGCCTCGGCACGGCCGAAGCGGAAAAGCGCCTGCGGGCGATAGGTCCCAACAAGTTGCCCGAGCCGGAGAAAGAAGGGGCTTTCCGAAAGTTTTTCAAACACTTTAATGACATTCTCGTGTATATCCTGCTTTTCGGGGCCTGCGTCACGGCCTTCATGGGGCATGCCCTGGATACGGCGGCCATCCTGATCGTCGTCGTGGTCAACGCCGTCATCGGGTACATGCAGGAAAATAAGGCGGAGAACGCCCTGGCGGGAATCCGGAACATGCTTGCCCTGCAAGCGCATGTGGAACGGGACGGAAACAGGGATGACATCAACGCCGAGGGCCTGACGCTCGGCGACATCGTCTACCTCAAGCCCGGCGACAAGGTGCCGGCCGATATCCGGCTGCTCCGCGAAGCCAATTTGCGGATCGAGGAAGCCGCCCTGACCGGAGAGGCGGAGCCCGCCGAAAAGGGCACGGAAGCGCTTGATGCGGATACCGCGCTGGGCGACAGGACCGGCATGGCCTATTCCGGCACCACGGTCAGCGCCGGTACCGGGCTCGGCATCGTGGTCGCCGTCGGCCCGGACACGGAAGTTGGCAAAATCAACCGCATGATGGCGGCCATCGAGCCGCTGGAAACGCCGCTTCTCCGGCAGATAGCGTCGTTCGGCAGGAACATCGCCCTCATTATCCTCGGGATTTCCACCCTTGTTTTCGTGGCGGGGCTTTTTTTCGGCAACCATGATGTGAACGTTCTGCTCCTGTCCGTCATCGCCCTGGCCATCGGCGCCATTCCCGAGGGGCTCCCGGCGGTTGTGTCCATCATCCTGGCGCTCGGCGTGCAGAGCATGGCGCGGCGCAAGGCCATTGTCCGCAACCTGCCGTCCGTGGAAACGCTGGGTTCGGTTTCCGTCATCTGTTCGGATAAAACCGGCACCCTGACCAAGAATGAAATGACGGTCGCGGCCCTTGCCACGGGCGACGGCCATTATGCCGTTTCCGGCAGCGGGTACGCGCCCGAGGGCGCGATAACCCTGAAAGACGGGGATGCCGCGCCGCTGGACGCCGCCGCGCGGCCGGATCTCACGGCGCTGCTGACCTGTTTTGCGGTCTGTAACGATGCGGAACTCGACCGGGACGAGACGGGCCGGTGGAGCGTCCGGGGAGAGCCGACCGAAGGCGCGCTCAAGACCGTGTGGGAAAAAGCCGGGCTGCCCGCGGCGCTGCCCCGCAAAAAAGACACGCTCCCCTTTGACTCCGGCTACAAGTACATGGCCGTGCTGGCGGAGGACGGCATCATCTACATTAAGGGCGCCCCGGAAAAACTGCTGGCCATGTGCGGCGGGAATTGCGGGGACCGGGATGCCGCCGCCTGGCTGGCCGAGGTGGACGCCCTCGCGGCCCGGGGCATGCGGACCCTGGCCGCTGCCAGCAAACAGGCCCCGGAAGGCATGACGGCCGTGGACCATGGCGATCTGGACGCGGGCATCCATTTTCTCGGCTTGGCGGGTATCGTCGATCCCCCGCGCGAGGAGGCCGTTGCAGCGGTGGCGGAATGCCGCGAAGCCGGCATCGAGGTAAAGATGATAACCGGCGACCACGCGGCCACGGCGCGGGCCATCGGCCTCCAAATGGGCATCGGCGACGGCACGTGCTCCGTGGAAGGCAGGGATATGGACGCGATGGACGACGAGGCGTTGCAAGATGTCGCGGCGTCCTGCCACATTTTCGCCCGGACCAGCCCCGAGCACAAACTGCGGCTGGTCGCGGCGCTCCAGGCCGGGGGAAAAATCTGCGCCATGACCGGGGACGGGGTGAACGACGCCCCCGCCTTGAAAATGGCGGATATCGGCATCGCCATGGGTATCAAGGGCACGGAGGTCACCAAGGAGGCTGCGGAAATCGTGCTGGCGGACGACAACTTCCAAACCATCGCGGCGGCGGTGGAGGAAGGCCGCAAGGTCTATGACAATTTACGCAAAACCCTGTTGTTCATCCTGCCGACAAACCTGGCGGAGAGCGTTTTAATTATCGCGGGCATCTTTTTCGGCGCAATCATGATCCTGACCCCGGTGCAGGTGCTCTGGATCAACCTTGTAACCTCCGTGACCATTTCCCTCGCGCTGGCTTTCGAGCCGCTGGAGCCGGAAGCCATGCAGCGGCCCCCCCGGGATCCGGCGGAACCCCTGGTCAACCGGTACGGGATCTTCCGTGTCCTCTACGTCGGGTTGCTGATGGGGTTCGGCTGCCTGTATTGCAGCTACTTTGTCCTGGACTTGAAAACCCTCCCGGTGGATGTGTACCGGACCATCATTATCCAGACCATCGTCGCGTGCGAATGCGTTTTCATGTTCGCCGTGCGGAACGCCACGGCGCCCTTCTGGCGGAACTTTTTCGCCAACCGGGCGGCCTTCGCGGTTACGGGCATCCTGGCGGCGCTCCAGCTTGCCGTGGCCTACGTTCCGTTCATGAACAGGGCGCTGGGCACCGCGCCCCTGTCCCTTTCCCAATGGGGGCCGCCTTTTGTTGTAGCTATATGCCTTTTTGTGATAGTGGAAATAGAGAAGTCCATACTTCGCCGGCGGCGGACGGGCCGCACCGGCGCAACCCTTCAACCGGCCCGCCGGTCTTAG
- a CDS encoding transposase, with protein MGYAHLAREERYYICQAVKSGTSLRAIAKAIGRSVSTVSRELARNTGARGYRYRQAHKRSQKRQTSKGKKRIGLEVWTYVEQCLHQDFSPEQISGVLKRKGFALSHEWIYQYILADKKRGGTLHSHLRCQRKRKRRYGKPDRRGQIKGRISIDIRPSIVAERSRLGDWEADTVEGSKGGPVLVTLAERKSRLFLFGKAPNKSASEVRRVIEGLLTPIKDFVQTITYDNGKEFSYHADVSATLEAQGFFAHPYHSWERGLNENSNGLLRQYFPKGVSLASVTQDEIIAAMCRLNWRPRKCLGFKTPYEVFLEDANTQGLGVAL; from the coding sequence ATGGGCTATGCACACCTTGCCAGGGAAGAACGGTACTACATCTGCCAGGCAGTGAAAAGTGGAACGTCACTGAGGGCCATAGCCAAAGCGATAGGCCGTAGCGTCTCAACTGTAAGCCGCGAACTTGCGCGAAATACCGGGGCGCGTGGCTACCGCTACAGGCAGGCACACAAGCGCAGTCAGAAAAGGCAGACCAGTAAAGGGAAGAAGCGCATTGGCCTTGAGGTATGGACGTATGTTGAACAGTGTCTGCACCAGGACTTCAGTCCGGAGCAAATCTCTGGAGTTCTCAAACGCAAAGGTTTTGCCCTCAGTCATGAATGGATTTACCAGTACATTCTGGCGGACAAAAAACGAGGAGGAACGCTGCACAGCCATTTGCGCTGCCAGCGCAAACGCAAACGACGATATGGCAAACCCGACAGACGAGGTCAAATCAAGGGGCGTATCAGCATAGACATACGCCCGTCCATTGTTGCCGAGCGCTCACGCCTTGGTGATTGGGAGGCTGATACCGTTGAAGGCAGTAAAGGAGGCCCCGTTTTGGTGACACTTGCAGAGCGTAAAAGTCGTCTTTTCCTGTTTGGCAAGGCTCCCAACAAAAGCGCCAGCGAAGTAAGGCGGGTCATTGAAGGACTCTTGACACCCATTAAGGACTTTGTTCAGACTATTACCTATGATAACGGCAAGGAGTTCAGCTACCATGCCGATGTGTCAGCTACACTCGAGGCTCAGGGATTTTTTGCGCACCCCTACCATTCGTGGGAGCGTGGCTTGAACGAGAACTCCAATGGCCTTCTACGCCAATACTTCCCCAAGGGGGTAAGCTTGGCATCGGTCACGCAAGATGAGATCATAGCGGCAATGTGCCGCTTGAACTGGCGGCCTAGAAAATGCCTTGGGTTTAAGACACCCTATGAAGTTTTTTTAGAAGACGCCAATACCCAAGGACTGGGTGTTGCACTTTGA